In a single window of the Pongo abelii isolate AG06213 chromosome 1, NHGRI_mPonAbe1-v2.0_pri, whole genome shotgun sequence genome:
- the PRELP gene encoding prolargin isoform X2, which translates to MRSPLCWLLPLLILASVAQGQPTRRPRPGTGPGRRPRPRPRPTPSFPQPHEPAEPTDLPPPLPPGPPSIFPDCPRECYCPPDFPSALYCDSRNLRKVPVIPPRIHYLYLQNNFITELPVESFQNATGLRWINLDNNRIRKIDQRVLEKLPGLVFLYMEKNQLEEVPSALPQNLEQLRLSQNHISRIPPGVFSKLENLLLLDLQHNRLSDGVFKPDTFQGLKNLMQLNLAHNILRKMPPRVPTAIHQLYLDSNKIETIPNGYFKSFPNLAFIRLNYNKLTDRGLPKNSFNISNLLVLHLSHNRISSVPAINNRLEHLYLNNNSIEKINGTQICPNDLVAFHDFSSDLENVPHLRYLRLDGNYLKPPIPLDLMMCFRLLQSVVI; encoded by the exons ATGAGGTCACCCCTCTGCTGGCTCCTCCCACTTCTCATCTTGGCCTCAGTGGCCCAAGGCCAGCCAACAAGACGACCAAGACCTGGGACTGGGCCCGGGCGCagacccaggcccaggcccaggcccacaCCCAGCTTTCCTCAGCCTCATGAACCAGCAGAGCCAACAGAcctgcctcctcccctccctccaggcCCTCCATCTATCTTCCCTGACTGTCCCCGCGAATGCTACTGCCCCCCTGATTTCCCATCTGCCCTCTACTGTGATAGCCGCAACCTGCGAAAGGTCCCTGTCATCCCGCCCCGGATCCATTACCTCTATCTCCAGAACAACTTCATCACTGAGCTCCCGGTGGAGTCCTTCCAGAATGCCACAGGACTGCGATGGATTAACCTGGACAACAACCGAATCCGCAAGATAGACCAGAGGGTGCTGGAGAAACTGCCCGGCCTGGTGTTCCTCTACATGGAGAAGAACCAGTTGGAAGAGGTCCCCTCGGCCCTGCCCCAGAACCTGGAGCAGCTGAGGCTGAGCCAGAACCACATCTCCAGAATCCCGCCTGGTGTCTtcagcaagctggagaacctGCTGCTCCTGGATCTCCAGCACAACAGGCTGAGCGATGGCGTCTTCAAGCCCGACACCTTCCAGGGCCTCAAGAACCTCATGCAGCTCAATCTGGCCCACAACATCCTGAGAAAGATGCCACCCAGGGTCCCCACCGCCATTCACCAGCTCTACCTGGACAGTAacaagattgagaccatccctaACGGATACTTCAAGAGCTTTCCCAATCTTGCCTTCATTCGGCTTAACTACAACAAGCTGACAGACAGGGGACTCCCCAAGAACTCCTTTAATATCTCCAACCTGCTCGTGCTCCACCTGTCTCACAACAGGATCAGCAGTGTGCCCGCCATCAACAACAGGCTGGAACACCTGTACCTCAACAACAATAGCATCGAGA AAATCAACGGAACCCAGATTTGCCCCAACGACCTAGTGGCGTTCCATGACTTCTCCTCGGACCTGGAGAACGTGCCACACCTGCGCTACCTGCGGCTGGATGGAAACTACCTGAAGCCGCCCATTCCGCTGGACCTCATGATGTGCTTCCGCCTCCTGCAGTCCGTGGTCATCTAG
- the PRELP gene encoding prolargin isoform X1, whose product MRRRTQPACWVELCITWIMRSPLCWLLPLLILASVAQGQPTRRPRPGTGPGRRPRPRPRPTPSFPQPHEPAEPTDLPPPLPPGPPSIFPDCPRECYCPPDFPSALYCDSRNLRKVPVIPPRIHYLYLQNNFITELPVESFQNATGLRWINLDNNRIRKIDQRVLEKLPGLVFLYMEKNQLEEVPSALPQNLEQLRLSQNHISRIPPGVFSKLENLLLLDLQHNRLSDGVFKPDTFQGLKNLMQLNLAHNILRKMPPRVPTAIHQLYLDSNKIETIPNGYFKSFPNLAFIRLNYNKLTDRGLPKNSFNISNLLVLHLSHNRISSVPAINNRLEHLYLNNNSIEKINGTQICPNDLVAFHDFSSDLENVPHLRYLRLDGNYLKPPIPLDLMMCFRLLQSVVI is encoded by the exons ATGAGAAGGCGCACGCAGCCAGCCTGCTGGGTGGAGCT GTGCATCACCTGGATCATGAGGTCACCCCTCTGCTGGCTCCTCCCACTTCTCATCTTGGCCTCAGTGGCCCAAGGCCAGCCAACAAGACGACCAAGACCTGGGACTGGGCCCGGGCGCagacccaggcccaggcccaggcccacaCCCAGCTTTCCTCAGCCTCATGAACCAGCAGAGCCAACAGAcctgcctcctcccctccctccaggcCCTCCATCTATCTTCCCTGACTGTCCCCGCGAATGCTACTGCCCCCCTGATTTCCCATCTGCCCTCTACTGTGATAGCCGCAACCTGCGAAAGGTCCCTGTCATCCCGCCCCGGATCCATTACCTCTATCTCCAGAACAACTTCATCACTGAGCTCCCGGTGGAGTCCTTCCAGAATGCCACAGGACTGCGATGGATTAACCTGGACAACAACCGAATCCGCAAGATAGACCAGAGGGTGCTGGAGAAACTGCCCGGCCTGGTGTTCCTCTACATGGAGAAGAACCAGTTGGAAGAGGTCCCCTCGGCCCTGCCCCAGAACCTGGAGCAGCTGAGGCTGAGCCAGAACCACATCTCCAGAATCCCGCCTGGTGTCTtcagcaagctggagaacctGCTGCTCCTGGATCTCCAGCACAACAGGCTGAGCGATGGCGTCTTCAAGCCCGACACCTTCCAGGGCCTCAAGAACCTCATGCAGCTCAATCTGGCCCACAACATCCTGAGAAAGATGCCACCCAGGGTCCCCACCGCCATTCACCAGCTCTACCTGGACAGTAacaagattgagaccatccctaACGGATACTTCAAGAGCTTTCCCAATCTTGCCTTCATTCGGCTTAACTACAACAAGCTGACAGACAGGGGACTCCCCAAGAACTCCTTTAATATCTCCAACCTGCTCGTGCTCCACCTGTCTCACAACAGGATCAGCAGTGTGCCCGCCATCAACAACAGGCTGGAACACCTGTACCTCAACAACAATAGCATCGAGA AAATCAACGGAACCCAGATTTGCCCCAACGACCTAGTGGCGTTCCATGACTTCTCCTCGGACCTGGAGAACGTGCCACACCTGCGCTACCTGCGGCTGGATGGAAACTACCTGAAGCCGCCCATTCCGCTGGACCTCATGATGTGCTTCCGCCTCCTGCAGTCCGTGGTCATCTAG